One region of Gopherus evgoodei ecotype Sinaloan lineage chromosome 23, rGopEvg1_v1.p, whole genome shotgun sequence genomic DNA includes:
- the UBE2Z gene encoding ubiquitin-conjugating enzyme E2 Z, which translates to MSIYKEPPPGMFVVPDPHDMTKIHALITGPFDTPYEGGFFLFLFRCPPDYPIHPPRVKLMTTGNNTVRFNPNFYRNGKVCLSILGTWTGPAWSPAQSISSVLISIQSLMTENPYHNEPGFEQERHPGDSKNYNVCIRHETIRVAVCDMLEGKCPCPEPLRGVMEKSFMEYFDFYEGACKERLHLQGQTMQDPFGEKRGHFDYQSLLIRLQGIRLKVQEKHQQENVEIDSDSSSSETETDTQGSSKA; encoded by the exons ATGTCCATTTATAAGGAACCACCCCCTGGAATGTTTGTTGTGCCTGATCCCCATGATATGACTAAG ATTCATGCATTGATCACAGGCCCATTTGACACGCCTTATGAAGGGGGTTTCTTCTTGTTCCTGTTTCGCTGTCCTCCAGATTATCCCATCCACCCACCAAGGGTCAAACTGATGACAACAGGGAATAATACAGTGAGGTTTAACCCCAACTTCTACCGCAATGGGAAAGTCTGCCTGAGTATTCTAGG CACTTggactggtcctgcttggagccCAGCACAGAGTATCTCTTCAGTCCTCATCTCCATACAGTCTCTGATGACTGAGAACCCCTATCACAACGAACCTGGCTTTGAGCAG GAGAGGCACCCTGGGGATAGTAAGAACTATAACGTGTGCATTCGGCATGAAACCATCCGAGTAGCTGTGTGCGACATGCTGGAAGGAAAGTGTCCCTGTCCTGAGCCTTTACG GGGTGTTATGGAGAAGTCTTTCATGGAATACTTTGACTTCTACGAGGGTGCATGCAAAGAGAGGCTTCACCTCCAAGGACAGACAATGCAG GATCCTTTTGGTGAGAAACGAGGCCACTTTGACTATCAGTCCCTATTAATCCGTTTGCAAGGAATTCGGCTGAAGGTGCAAGAGAAACACCAGCAGGAGAATGTAGAAATAGACTCTGACAGCAGCTCCTCGGAGACAGAGACGGACACTCAAGGGAGCTCCAAGGCTTAG
- the SNF8 gene encoding vacuolar-sorting protein SNF8 isoform X1: MHRRGVGAGAIAKRKLAEAKYKERGTVLAEDQLAQMSKQLDMFKTNLEEFASKHKQEIRKNPQFRVQFQDMCATIGVDPLASGKGFWSEMLGVGDFYYELGVQIIEVCLALKHRNGGLITLEELHQQVLKGRGKFAQDVSQDDLLRAIKKLKVLGSGFGIIPVGGTYLIQSVPAELNMDHTVVLQLAEKKGYVTVSEIESSLKWEMERAKHVLEHLLKEGMAWLDTQAPGESQYWLPALFTELYSQEITPEEAKEAIP; encoded by the exons ATGCACCGGCGGGGGGTGGGAGCGGGCGCCATCGCCAAGAGGAAGCTGGCGGAG gCCAAATACAAGGAGCGAGGGACAGTTCTGGCTGAAGACCAGCTGGCTCAG ATGTCTAAACAACTGGACATGTTTAAGACCAACTTAGAAGAGTTTGCCAGCAAACACAAGCAAGAGATTCGTAAAAATCCCCAGTTTCGGGTCCAGTTTCAGGACATGTGTGCAACCATTGGAGTGGATCCATTGGCAT CTGGTAAAGGATTCTGGTCAGAGATGCTGGGAGTTGGAGACTTCTACTATGAGCTGGGTGTTCAGATTATTGAAGTTTGTCTGGCTCTGAAACACAGAAATGGAG GTCTCATAACCCTGGAGGAACTTCATCAGCAAGTGCTGAAGGGAAGAGGGAAGTTTGCCCAGGATGTCAGCCA GGATGATCTCCTCCGCGCTATCAAGAAGCTGAAAGTTCTGGGTAGTGGCTTTGGGATTATTCCTGTCGGAGGAACATATCTGATCCAGTCTGTACCAGCTGAACTGAACATGGATCACACAGTGGTTTTGCAGCTGGCCGAG AAAAAGGGGTACGTAACTGTCAGCGAGATCGAGTCCAGTTTAAAGTGGGAGATGGAACGTGCCAAGCATGTGCTG GAACACCTGCTGAAGGAAGGCATGGCCTGGCTTGACACACAAGCTCCAGGGGAATCTCAGTACTGGCTGCCGGCTCTCTTTACAGAACTTTACTCTCAGGAAATCACTCCAGAGGAAGCAAAGGAGGCAATACCCTGA
- the SNF8 gene encoding vacuolar-sorting protein SNF8 isoform X2 yields MLGVGDFYYELGVQIIEVCLALKHRNGGLITLEELHQQVLKGRGKFAQDVSQDDLLRAIKKLKVLGSGFGIIPVGGTYLIQSVPAELNMDHTVVLQLAEKKGYVTVSEIESSLKWEMERAKHVLEHLLKEGMAWLDTQAPGESQYWLPALFTELYSQEITPEEAKEAIP; encoded by the exons ATGCTGGGAGTTGGAGACTTCTACTATGAGCTGGGTGTTCAGATTATTGAAGTTTGTCTGGCTCTGAAACACAGAAATGGAG GTCTCATAACCCTGGAGGAACTTCATCAGCAAGTGCTGAAGGGAAGAGGGAAGTTTGCCCAGGATGTCAGCCA GGATGATCTCCTCCGCGCTATCAAGAAGCTGAAAGTTCTGGGTAGTGGCTTTGGGATTATTCCTGTCGGAGGAACATATCTGATCCAGTCTGTACCAGCTGAACTGAACATGGATCACACAGTGGTTTTGCAGCTGGCCGAG AAAAAGGGGTACGTAACTGTCAGCGAGATCGAGTCCAGTTTAAAGTGGGAGATGGAACGTGCCAAGCATGTGCTG GAACACCTGCTGAAGGAAGGCATGGCCTGGCTTGACACACAAGCTCCAGGGGAATCTCAGTACTGGCTGCCGGCTCTCTTTACAGAACTTTACTCTCAGGAAATCACTCCAGAGGAAGCAAAGGAGGCAATACCCTGA